Within Coriobacteriia bacterium, the genomic segment ATGCGCTTGAGGGCTCCGGTCGGCCCCTCGTCATCGCCTCGGGCGTGCTCGGGCTCGCGCCGGGCCGGGTCGCAACGGAGCGGGACCCGTTCCCGCCCGAGGAGATCGGTTCGCCACGGGCTCCGGCGGCGCATGCGACGCTCGCTCTAGCCGAGCGCGGCGTGCGGGCGGCCGTTGTGCGACTGGCTCCGTCGGTCCACGACTTGACCAAGCGTGGCTTCGTCGGCCGGCTCGTCGACATCGCACGCGACAAGGGCATCTCCGGCTATCTCGGCAACGGGTCCAACCGTTGGCCGGCGGTGCACCGACTCGATGCAGCGCGCCTCTTCCGCCTGGCGCTGGAGGACGCCCCCGCCGGCTCGATTCTGCACGGGGTCGCCGACGAGGGCGTGCCGATTCGCGAGATCGCCGAGGTGATCGGCCGCCATCTGGGCGTGCCTGTGGCTTCCATCTCCCCCCAGGAAGCAGGCGCACACTTCGGGTTTCTTGCTGGACCACTGGCCATTGACTCCAGGGCTTCGAGCTCGCTGACTCGCGAACTGCTGGGCTGGCAGCCGACCCATCCCGGGCTCATCGATGATCTCGACAACGGGCACTGGTTCGACAGCCCGTTGGCCTGAGCGTCGGCTTCGGACGTCGTCCGGCCCCTTGGGTAGGAAGCATAGGAGCATTAGGCGGCCGAGCGTGGTGGAAAACGACGAACGTGACCGCTGCGATGGGCGCCCATTCGTCGACGCGCGGACCAACGAAGAGGAGCGGACATGGAGAAGAGCGGGTCGCAGGAGAGCAAGTCGCCTTCCGAGCTGATAGACCAGAGGATCGAAGAACTCGGCGACTGGCGAGGCGAGATGCTCAGCCGGTGCCGTGACATCGTCAAGGATGCCGAGCCGGAAGTCGTCGAGGAGTGGAAGTGGCGAGGGGTTCCGGTGTGGTACCACAACGGGATGGTCTGCACGGGCGAGACCTACAAGGACTACGTGAAGATGACGTTCGCCAAGGGGGCTGCTCTGGAGGATCCCTCGGGCCTCTTCAACTCATCGCTCGAGGGGAATGCACGCCGAGCGATCGACATCCACGAAGGCGAAGAGATTGACGAAGAGGCGCTGAGGGCTCTCGTTCGCAGCGCTGTGACTCTGAACAAGCCGAAGGCCAAAGGCTGACTCACTGACTTGGGGATGGGTTTGCTGAGCTGTCGGCCAACGGAACAGCCCAAGAGATCGAGTTCATGGTGGTGCTTCCGGTGAACCTGGTGCTCGCCTTCATGGTCTACAAAGAGAGTTTTGCCTCTCCTGGCTGATGGATTCTCGGCAGGCGCCACTCTGGGTGTGGCGGGCTGCTATGTGGCGAAGCCCCCAACGGCGCATCATTCGGATGTCGTCAGCGGTATTCTGATGCAGGTGCCGGGGCGGCGCGTACGCGCGATGCCTTCAGCAGGCACTAGACAGCGCGCTCGCTAGGTTCACCTCGATTCTCTCGACCGTCCATGGAGGTTCCTTGCACTGGCTGCAGCTCTTTGCCACCGTTCTCTACGTCGCAGGCTTGATCGGCTGTGGTGTGCTGGTCTGGCGGCTGCTCGAGGGTGGCTACCCGAAGCCACGGGCCATCCAGGCGGGTTTTGCGCTTGCGCCGGCCGCGCTGCTCGTCGGATTGCTACTGGCCGCCCAAGTCGTGCCGAGCTCCAACTTGTGGATGCTCACGGCGGTCTACGCTCCCTACTTTGCGTTCTCGGCATGGGCTCTGTACTTCTCGTTGTTCCTCCAACGTGGCGCAGAGCCGAGTCGGGCCGCCCTACGCGCCGTTCTCTGGACTGTCCCGAGCCTTCTCCTCACGCCGCTTGCCATCGGGATCTTGGAGTTCTTGCTCCCGCCACGCTGAGCCGCGAGAGGTCTGACCCCACGAGATGCGCGCCGAGCCGACACTGCAAGCGCTAACCTGAGAGCCGAAGCCGTGAGGCACACGCTGGTCGCAGGTCGCGAAAGAAGCGGGGAGGCTGCATGAATCGGGTGGCGCGGGTCTTCTTGATCGTGGTGAGTATCTTCAACAGCTTCGCCGGTCTGTTGTGTGGCCTTTTGCTTATCGCCGAGCCGGACGGCCGCCTCCTACAGATGGGTGCGCTCCTGCCGGTCGTGCAGACGTTCCCGCTTGCCGGCATCTTCTTTCGGGACTTCTTCTGGCTCGGGGTGGCGATGTTGCTTGCGCTTGGCCTTCCGAACCTCGTAGCGGCTGTGATGCTCTTCAGGAACAGCAACAAGCAGTACGTTGTGACGCTCTTCGCGGGGGTCGTTCTCGTGCTGTGGTGCAGTTTCGAGTTCATCTACATGTTCAACATCGCCGCAGTCGGGTATTTCGTGGTCGGAGTGCTGTCGATCCTCTCCTCCGCGTTGCTCGCCAGGCCGCAAGCGCAGGCGAGAGCCGAGCAGGCGTACTAAACGATGCCCCGCGGCGCTGTCGCCACGTCAGCGCTGGATTGCCGCCGATGCGCACCAGGTTGGGAGACCGCCGTGACCTTCGAGGGGACCGTACGGCCCGAGCGTGCCGGTGATGCCGCCGCGATTCGCCGAGTGCATGCGGCAAGCTTCCCGTCGGTGGGAGAAGCGTCCCTCGTGGGTTCGCTGCGCGACGCCGGCGACCTTACGGTCTCGCTCGTTGCGGTCGTTGACGATGAGGTAGTGGGACACATCGCGTTTAGCCCCGTTCGCACGGGCGGCGGTGACGTTGGGCTCGGCTTGGCGCCCATCGCCGTGCTGCCGGAGAATCGTCGTCAGGGTGTCGCCTCGGCACTCATTGTGGCGGGATTGGCCGCGTGCGTGACAGCCGGGTACGGTTGGGTCGTTGTGCTTGGCGATCCGAAGTTCTACGCGAGGTTCGGCTTTTCGGCAGCCGCTGAGTTCGGTCTCGAAGACGAGTACGGCGGTGGATCGGCGTTTCAGGCGATCGAGCTCATTTCAGGCGCTCTGCCGCGTCGCGCAGGACGTGTGGGATACGGACCCCAGTTCGCCGCACTCTAGCGGGTAGCGTCTAGCGAGACAGCGCACGCCCGGCCGCCCACAAGGTCGTCGCGGCCGGGGTGCAAGGATTCCTGGAGGATTCGGTGGCTTGGCTCCCACTGCCGCAGTTGATCGTCTACGTGGTCGGGCTTCTCGGCTGCTCGATGGTCGCGTGGCGCTTGATGACCGGATGGTTTGATGCCGATTCGACGCGGCAAGTGGGATGGGCTTTATGTCCGGGGGCTCTGATCGGTGGACTGCTGATCACGTCGCTAGCGATTCCCGATTGGAATCCCATTGCGATCCTGTGGCTGTTTCTGCCCTACTACGCGTTTGCCGCCTGGGCACTCTTCTTTTCGCTACTGGTGCGTCGTGGACGCGAGCCATGGATCGCCGGTCGGCGCGCGCTCGTGTGGACCGTTCCGAGCCTGCTGCTCGTGCCGTTCGTCGTCGCGGCGTTGGTGCTGCTGCTGGTGGTGCGCTGAGCCACTGACGCATGCGGCCCGCGCCACCCGTCGAACGGACCCCTGGCGGCTCTGTCAGGCGCCGACGTGCTTGGCGAGCTGGCCGTCGAGATCGCGAAAGGTGACCCGGCCGTCTTTGACGTTGTAGAGCAGCGGGATCGCTCGCATCTGCTCGAGCATCTCAAACGACGGATTGCCCGCCTCGGCCGACGGTAGTACCGCGAATCGGGGAGGCATTCCTTCGACCCACGAGCCGGAGCCGCGGTACATCGACCGCGCCAGCTCCCCGGCGTCGTCGTCGAAGTGGAAGAGTGCCCGGGCGAGATCGTTTGCCCCGATGATGTAGAGATCTTGGGCGAGCCCCAGGGTGTCGCTTGCCACGCGGTGCCCCCGGGCGGTCAGCTCCGCACGCAGCGCATCACGCACTGCCGTCAGACCGGCCGAGCTACCTGCGTTGCTGCTCATGCGCACTACCCGCTTCCGTGTTGCCGGAGCACGTCATCTGCTTCGGCAAACGACCGTAGCACACTCGGGGCAACCGCCGAGGAAGCCAGACGGTGTCGAGTGGACGGTGCGGCGGCCCCCCGCATGGCTCGGCCTCTGGGCCGAGGCGTGGCATCTGACGTGCTACGCTCATTCGCCACAACACCTTGCAACCGGGATCCGACCACGTTGGCGGGTACTCGGAGGGGAGCTTCGATGCGACGCAGAATGCTCGGCGGGAAGATCCATCGCGCTACCGTCACCGATGCGTGTCTGGAGTACGAGGGAAGTGTCACCATCGACCTCGACCTGCTTGATGCTGCCGGCATCCTGGCCCACGAGGCCGTCGAGGTCTGGAACGTCACGAACGGCGCTCGCCTGACCACCTACGCGCTTGAGGGCCCGCGCGGGTCCGGAATCGTGTGTGTCAACGGCGCAGCGGCGCACCATGTGAGTCTTGGCGACATCGTGATCCTCGCATCTTTCGTCGACGTCGATGACACCGAGGCACGCGGTTGGCAGCCGAACGTCGCGTTCGTCGACTCGGCGAATCACCTCGTGCAGGTGCGCCCAGAGCGCCTTCCCTGTGGGAGTTCGACCTCGCGCTCGTCGACGTGAGATGAGAGCAGCAGGCGGCGCCCCGAGCTAGAATCGGCCTAGTAAGCTTGGGTGCAGCTTCGCAGTTGGATCGGCGGATCGGGGGGCGCGGCGGTGGGTATTGCAGGTCGCATGAGCGTTACCCGCGGCGACATCACGCAACTGCCGGTCGACGCCATCGTGAATGCGGCGAACGGCTCGCTGCTGGGCGGCGGCGGTGTGGATGGCGCGATTCATCGAGCCGCCGGTCCGGGGCTGCTCGAGGAGTGCCGCTGCCTGGGCGGATGTGCGACGGGCGAAGCACGCATCACTGGGGGCCACAACCTTGCGGCTCGGTACGTCATTCATGTCGTCGGTCCCGTGTATCGCGACGGGCACGCAGGCGAAGCGGCGCTACTGCGATCGGCCTACACCTCCGCGCTGCGACTTGCCGAGAAGGCAGAGGTCGGCTCGATCGCCTTTCCGTGCGTCTCCACCGGCGTCTACGGCTACCCCAAGGCCGACGCCTGCGCAATCGCAGTTCAGGCCGTCTCGGACTGGATCGCCGATCACGAACTGCCGTGTGAGGTGGTCTTCTGCTGCTACGGCGCCGAGGACGAGGCGCTCTATCGCCAGCGGCTCGCGCAGATCGGCTAGCAAGAGCCGACGTGGTTCGGGAGCCGGGACGGGGAGTGCAAGCTACAATCGTGGGGACATGGCTGCACGCCCAATGGGACACGTGGCGAGCTCCCAACGCGGATCGACCCGTGGAGGCACCTTGCATTCCAGCTTGACGCTCCGGTTCAACCTGATAACGATCGGCGCATGCGTTCTGGTGGCAGCGGGGACAACGACGCTCCCCGGTGCTTTCCCGATGCTCGCTTGGGCCGTTGCTGCGGTGTTCGGCGTGGTTGCGGGCGACCTCCAAAGCAGGAGCATTCGCGCGTCGAGTCAGAGCTTCAAGAGCGCGCGCACTGCGCTTGAGGTCCGCGAGGCACTCATGTCAAACGGGCCGGGCCGTCTCACCGTGGCAATCCAGTGGGTCTTGCTACCCGTCCTTCTCGGCATGGCCTGGTGGAGCGGCAACATCGTCGCCGGAGCCCTCGGCGGGTACGCGCTGTTCATGGCCGTTCGCGATCTCGTGGCGCTGAGAGCAGTCGTGGGGCTGACACCGGCGGAGTCGCGCGGCTAGAGCTCGGCATGCGAACGACCGGGTTTGGCGACGGCGAAGCTTAGGCTCGGGCTCCAAACCAACATCGCTCGGGGCGTCCAGCGCTACACTCGTTCAATCGCGCAACGGCACGTCAGCAGACAACCTGCGGCCGTATATTGAGAGTGGCCGGGCTGACGCAGCCTCGGCCAACCGGAGGACACATGGGTTTCCTTTCGACCGGGCACAACCTGGTGAACACGCTTGCCGTTCTGATCTTCATTGCGCGTCTCGGCGACATCGGAAGCACGTACCTCGCGACACCGACGCTCAAGATGGAGTCCAATCCGCTTATGCGCTTCGGCGGCTGGAAGCTGGCGGGCCTCACCGTGCTCGCGTGCCTCATCCCGTACTACGACGCCCAGCTCGGGCTCACGATGCTCGTGCTGTCGCTGCTCGTTACCGGCTCCAACCTCTCCAAGGGCTGGCTGATGCGAGCGTTGGGCGAGACGGACTACCAGGCCATGATCCGATCGGCGGCGCTTCGCAGCTCCTTGCCGGCAGCGCTTGGCTTTACGCTCGGTGGAGCTGCGAGCGTGTGGTTCGCCGGTGCGGTGATGATGTTCGCCTCGGGCGGTTCGGATACGTGGGCCTACTGGGCGGCATCGGGGGTCGCGCTTTACGGGTTGGCGATCGGGATCTACGGGGCGATCTCAACGGTCAAGCTGTTCCGAGGCCTTGCGGCATCGACGCCCCTGACCTAGAAGCCACACGGCGCTGCCCGGAGGCTACAATCGCTGAAGCGCCGGGCGCGTTGATGCACGGCACGGGGCAGACGGTAGGAGGAACCGTGTTCGAGGTTGAGCCGATCGGTTACGTCAGAGGCAGTCGAACGACGCCCGTCGACGACTTCTGGGGCGGGACTCGCTGCACCGTCGAACTCGCCGAGGGAGTCCCATCGGACTCGCTGGACGGCATCGAGGAGTTCTCCCACCTCGAGATCGTATTTCTCTTCGACCGAGTCGAACCGGGGAAGATCGTCAGCGGTGCGCGACACCCGCGCAACAACCCCGAGTGGCCGCTTGTGGGCATCTTCGCGCAGCGCGGAAAGAATCGCCCCAACCGGCTCGGCTGCACTATCGTGCCCCTGATCGCGCGCGAGGGCCGCTCAATCGTCGTGGGCGAGCTCGATGCGATTGACGGCACTCCCGTGCTCGACATCAAGCCGGTGTTTGCCGACTACCTGCCCAAGACGCCCGTCGTGCAGCCGGAATGGTCGCTCGAAATCATGAGGGCGTACTGGTCGACGCCGGATTAGCGCAGTCAAGACACGGCCGTACCGGGGCTACAATCTTGGTAACAGCGCGCCACGCCTGCGGCGAGCGAAGGGGAGGTCTCCGATGCTGAGATGGAAGAAGACCGGTGCGTTCATGGTCGCCTGCTTGGCTCTGGGCTCGGTTCTCTCGGCGTGCGCCCCAGGGTCTAACTCCCCGGTCGATCTGACGGCCAAGGACAGCGGCTCGAGGCAGACACTGGCCGTGGGCCAGCAGCTGCGCGTCACGCTCGACGCCAACCCGACGACGGGCTACCAGTGGTCGGTCGATGGCTCGCTTCCCGCGCAGCTCAAGCAGGTGGGCGACGCCGTGTACTCGACGCAGTCGACCGCCATCGGCGCGGGTGGCAGCGAGGTGTGGACGTTTGTTGGGGCTGCCTCTGGGACGGGGACCATGAAGCTCAAGTACTGGCGGTCCTTCGAGCCCACCGCAACGCCGGTCAAGGTGTTCGAGGTGCAAGCCGACGTCCACTAGTCCGGCCGATGCCCCATCCGAGCAGACTATCGTGGAGGCGCACATGGGCGACTGGCCCGTACTTCGGACCGAGCGGCTCCTCCTGCGAGGCTGGTCCGACGAGGACAGGGCGGCGTTCGCCGCCATCAACGCGGACCCGCGCGTCATGGCGTTCCTCGGTGCGCCGCTGACTCGCCAGCAGAGCGACGCGTTTGCCGACCGTATCGGCGACAAGTTCGAGCAGCAGGGTTTCGGGCTTTGGGCGGTCGAGGTTCTGGGCGGGGCGCCGTTCATTGGATTCGTGGGGCTCAACATCCCTGTGTTCGATGCGCCATTCATGCCGGCGGTAGAGATCGGCTGGCGCCTCGACCCTGCCTTCTGGGGCCGCGGCTATGCGACACAAGCCGCGCGGGCGGTGCTGGATTTCGGCTTTCGCGCGGCGGGCCTCGAGGAGATCGTCGCCTTCACGGCCACATGCAACCTGCGGTCGAGAGCCGTGATGGAACGGCTCGGCATGACGATCGATCCGCGCGACGACTTCGAGCACCCGCTCGTTGAGGATGGGAGTCCGCTTCGGGCGCACGTACTCTACCGCATTCAGGCGCCAGAGGGTGGCGATGCTCGCTAGCGTTCGTCGGGTAGGCGGACGTGGCGATAGGTGAGCACATCGCCCGCGCGACGCAGGTCTGCAGCGAGCGGGTATAGCGTGACCTTGGGTGGCTGGCCGGGAGTACCGGTGCCGATGACCCAGCCATCGCCGGCGTACATCGTCACGTGCGAGACGCTGGACTTGCCTGCCCATCGGTAGAAGATGAGGTCGCCCGGCGCCAGGAGCCGCGTATCGGCAAGCGGCCTCTCGTGCGCGGCCTGGTTGAACGACCCGTCAGGCAGTTTCACGCCGCCCGCCAAGTAGGCCGCCTTGGTAAACCCGCTGCAGTCGTAGGCGCCGGGCCCTTTGGCGCCGTAGGTGTACGGCACGCCCAACAGCGAGTAGGCCTTGGCAAGGATGCGCTGGCGGTCGGTCGTCGGGCGGCTCGGCGCGCGGGGCGACGTAGCGGCCGCCACAGTCGGGGCAGCGACGCCTCGCCCGACCTGCGCGAGTGGCTCACACGCGTGGGGAGACGCGGCAAGCCACCATATGGCCGCGCCGCTCGATACCAGCGCGGCCGCCACCACCCACGCGAACCACGTTCGAGCTCTATGTCGATTGCGCTTGGCCATGGCTCGAGTCTGGCAGGGCGTCGCGATCGCGACTCGCGATGGCGACAACCTGTTGACGCTTTGCGACCGTCAGTCGGTAGACTGATTCGGATGCAGCCTCAACAACGGCCTGGCGCCCTGCACCGCATCGCCAGACCACAGCCCAGGGAGGGCAGCCAAGCGTGACGATGCTAGCCTCCGTAGGACCCGCTCTGCTGGCGGTGCTGCTTGTCTACGTTGCTATGAGCGCGGCGCTCTTCGCGATCTACGGCATGGACAAGTCCGCTGCCAGGAAGGGCCTGCGCCGTGTTCCCGAGGCGAGCCTGCACCTCATGGCCTTGTTGGGCGGTTGGCCCGGCGCGCTGCTCGGGCAAGGCGTGTTTCATCACAAGACGAGGAAGCAGTCGTTTCAGACGATATTCTGGTGCACCGTCGTGGCGAACTGCGCTGGGTTGTCTTGGCTGCTCTGGCAGCTATCCGGCTCGGCGCGCTGAAGAAGAGGGGCGACACGGCCGACGATGGGTTCCGTCGGCTCAAGCAGATCCTGCTGACGGATTTGGCCGCGCTGGCCGCGCATGACTCGACGCGCGAGCGCCCGGCCGCGCGCTCGTCAGGCCGGGCATCTACGAATGAGCGACACGCACACCGAGACCGGGGGAGTTCATGGCAGGCAAGTCGAGCGTTGAGCAGATCCGCGCCCGGTTCGATGGCGACGTCGAAAGGTTCTCGAATTTGGAGACCGGCCAGTCCGCGACGATGGACGCGCCACTCTCCCTCGAGTTGATCGCGGCAGCGGCCGCTGCTGCGACGCCCGGCGCCGCACGCGTGCTCGACATCGGCTGTGGCGCTGGCAACTACACGCTCAAGCTGCTCGAGCACGTCGGTGGACTCGACGCTATGCTCGTGGACCTCAGTCGGCCGATGCTGGACCGAGCCCTGGAGCGCGTAGGAGCGGCGACCACGGGCGAGGTCCTCGCGGTCCAAGGCGACGTCCGCGAACTCGAGCTTGGCCAGGGCGAGTTCGACGTCATCCTAGCGGCAGCGATCTTTCATCACCTGCGTACCGACGAGGAGTGGCTCGACGTCTTCGCTCGTTGCCGCCGCGCGCTGAGGCCGGGCGGCGGCCTGTGGATCTCGGACCTGATC encodes:
- a CDS encoding SDR family oxidoreductase, which gives rise to MRVFVTGASGFIGSAVVAELVAAGHEVLGLARSDDSADAIEAAGARARRGSIQDLDGLRAAATESDGVIHLAFNHDFAQFEESARAELRAVLTFGDALEGSGRPLVIASGVLGLAPGRVATERDPFPPEEIGSPRAPAAHATLALAERGVRAAVVRLAPSVHDLTKRGFVGRLVDIARDKGISGYLGNGSNRWPAVHRLDAARLFRLALEDAPAGSILHGVADEGVPIREIAEVIGRHLGVPVASISPQEAGAHFGFLAGPLAIDSRASSSLTRELLGWQPTHPGLIDDLDNGHWFDSPLA
- a CDS encoding DUF1801 domain-containing protein, which translates into the protein MEKSGSQESKSPSELIDQRIEELGDWRGEMLSRCRDIVKDAEPEVVEEWKWRGVPVWYHNGMVCTGETYKDYVKMTFAKGAALEDPSGLFNSSLEGNARRAIDIHEGEEIDEEALRALVRSAVTLNKPKAKG
- a CDS encoding N-acetyltransferase — protein: MTFEGTVRPERAGDAAAIRRVHAASFPSVGEASLVGSLRDAGDLTVSLVAVVDDEVVGHIAFSPVRTGGGDVGLGLAPIAVLPENRRQGVASALIVAGLAACVTAGYGWVVVLGDPKFYARFGFSAAAEFGLEDEYGGGSAFQAIELISGALPRRAGRVGYGPQFAAL
- a CDS encoding aspartate 1-decarboxylase, with the protein product MRRRMLGGKIHRATVTDACLEYEGSVTIDLDLLDAAGILAHEAVEVWNVTNGARLTTYALEGPRGSGIVCVNGAAAHHVSLGDIVILASFVDVDDTEARGWQPNVAFVDSANHLVQVRPERLPCGSSTSRSST
- a CDS encoding O-acetyl-ADP-ribose deacetylase, with product MSVTRGDITQLPVDAIVNAANGSLLGGGGVDGAIHRAAGPGLLEECRCLGGCATGEARITGGHNLAARYVIHVVGPVYRDGHAGEAALLRSAYTSALRLAEKAEVGSIAFPCVSTGVYGYPKADACAIAVQAVSDWIADHELPCEVVFCCYGAEDEALYRQRLAQIG
- a CDS encoding SAM-dependent methyltransferase — protein: MFEVEPIGYVRGSRTTPVDDFWGGTRCTVELAEGVPSDSLDGIEEFSHLEIVFLFDRVEPGKIVSGARHPRNNPEWPLVGIFAQRGKNRPNRLGCTIVPLIAREGRSIVVGELDAIDGTPVLDIKPVFADYLPKTPVVQPEWSLEIMRAYWSTPD
- a CDS encoding protease inhibitor I42 family protein; protein product: MLRWKKTGAFMVACLALGSVLSACAPGSNSPVDLTAKDSGSRQTLAVGQQLRVTLDANPTTGYQWSVDGSLPAQLKQVGDAVYSTQSTAIGAGGSEVWTFVGAASGTGTMKLKYWRSFEPTATPVKVFEVQADVH
- a CDS encoding GNAT family N-acetyltransferase, yielding MGDWPVLRTERLLLRGWSDEDRAAFAAINADPRVMAFLGAPLTRQQSDAFADRIGDKFEQQGFGLWAVEVLGGAPFIGFVGLNIPVFDAPFMPAVEIGWRLDPAFWGRGYATQAARAVLDFGFRAAGLEEIVAFTATCNLRSRAVMERLGMTIDPRDDFEHPLVEDGSPLRAHVLYRIQAPEGGDAR
- a CDS encoding NlpC/P60 family protein codes for the protein MAKRNRHRARTWFAWVVAAALVSSGAAIWWLAASPHACEPLAQVGRGVAAPTVAAATSPRAPSRPTTDRQRILAKAYSLLGVPYTYGAKGPGAYDCSGFTKAAYLAGGVKLPDGSFNQAAHERPLADTRLLAPGDLIFYRWAGKSSVSHVTMYAGDGWVIGTGTPGQPPKVTLYPLAADLRRAGDVLTYRHVRLPDER
- a CDS encoding DUF1294 domain-containing protein; amino-acid sequence: MLASVGPALLAVLLVYVAMSAALFAIYGMDKSAARKGLRRVPEASLHLMALLGGWPGALLGQGVFHHKTRKQSFQTIFWCTVVANCAGLSWLLWQLSGSAR
- a CDS encoding class I SAM-dependent methyltransferase; the encoded protein is MAGKSSVEQIRARFDGDVERFSNLETGQSATMDAPLSLELIAAAAAAATPGAARVLDIGCGAGNYTLKLLEHVGGLDAMLVDLSRPMLDRALERVGAATTGEVLAVQGDVRELELGQGEFDVILAAAIFHHLRTDEEWLDVFARCRRALRPGGGLWISDLISHDESSVQALMWERYGRYLEELRGREYRDEVFAYIEQEDTPRSLTFQIELLRKVGFSKVDVLHKNGCFAAFGALV